The proteins below are encoded in one region of Deferribacter autotrophicus:
- a CDS encoding sensor histidine kinase, with protein sequence MKLVSLIEQLFGISVNKLDILFNDAKLYTFHKNNNTGFSLEYRKTPLFFKLSYNSDTELDDSKKNLIVNLLETYVEFPNNLNSPNLLKCINTLDNIIQKENIETILKNIINQLTANNFIECAGIYFLNTKLLQLRGLIYHSKSMSENSYLFKKEIIEIKERNELSDILFFEQIKKITSLNNIFFPFENYGIGVYTSNGPVGLLIISIKSNQELFIENILSFYSKIIALAFEFTSTLKKYQFAIEDLNFFKENMYRNSNLINMGKLTATIAHELKNPLVSIGGFTNRLIKNTKDEKTLRYLNIIKNEVERMESLIKDLLFYSKNLQLTLEKVNLLNVIEEALSILYEKISHNDIDIKLKIQKDIHLFIDKNKILQVLLNIFNNSIDAMKGIDNKIEIISKTSNSHIILEIIDNGEGIPQENLAKIFTPFFTTKDHGSGLGLPICKKIMEAHKGDIKIFSDKNGTKIQLYFIKEDENG encoded by the coding sequence ATGAAACTTGTAAGCCTAATAGAACAACTATTTGGAATTAGTGTCAATAAGTTAGATATCTTATTCAACGATGCAAAATTATACACCTTTCATAAAAATAACAACACAGGATTTAGTTTAGAATATCGTAAAACACCTTTATTTTTTAAGCTTTCATATAATTCAGATACGGAATTAGATGATTCAAAGAAAAATTTAATAGTAAACCTACTAGAGACATATGTAGAATTTCCTAACAATCTTAATTCACCAAACCTGCTAAAATGCATTAATACATTAGATAACATTATTCAAAAAGAAAATATCGAAACTATTTTGAAGAATATCATCAATCAGCTAACAGCAAACAATTTTATAGAGTGTGCTGGTATATATTTTTTAAACACAAAATTACTTCAGCTACGAGGTCTTATTTATCATTCAAAAAGCATGTCTGAAAACTCTTACCTCTTTAAGAAAGAAATAATTGAAATAAAAGAAAGAAATGAATTGAGCGATATTTTATTTTTTGAGCAGATAAAAAAAATAACTTCACTAAACAATATTTTTTTCCCTTTTGAGAACTACGGTATAGGTGTTTACACAAGTAATGGACCTGTTGGTTTATTGATAATTTCTATAAAATCAAATCAGGAGCTTTTTATCGAAAATATTTTATCTTTTTATTCAAAAATAATTGCTCTTGCCTTTGAATTTACATCCACTCTAAAAAAATATCAATTTGCTATAGAAGATCTAAACTTCTTTAAAGAAAATATGTACAGAAATAGTAATCTTATAAATATGGGCAAATTAACTGCTACAATTGCTCACGAATTGAAAAATCCCTTAGTCTCAATAGGTGGTTTTACAAATAGACTAATAAAAAACACAAAAGATGAAAAAACTCTTAGATATTTAAATATTATTAAAAATGAAGTTGAAAGAATGGAATCCCTTATTAAGGATTTATTGTTTTACTCTAAAAATTTACAATTAACACTCGAAAAAGTAAATCTCCTAAACGTCATTGAAGAAGCATTATCCATTCTTTATGAAAAAATAAGTCACAATGACATAGACATAAAATTAAAAATACAAAAAGATATTCATTTATTTATTGATAAAAACAAAATTTTACAGGTACTTTTAAATATTTTTAACAATAGTATAGACGCAATGAAAGGTATAGACAACAAAATAGAAATAATTTCAAAAACTTCAAACAGTCATATTATATTAGAAATAATTGATAATGGGGAAGGAATACCACAAGAAAACCTTGCTAAAATTTTTACTCCCTTTTTTACAACCAAAGATCATGGGAGCGGATTAGGGTTACCTATATGCAAAAAAATCATGGAAGCACATAAAGGTGACATAAAAATATTCTCAGATAAAAATGGTACAAAAATACAATTATACTTCATTAAGGAGGATGAAAATGGCTAA
- the queA gene encoding tRNA preQ1(34) S-adenosylmethionine ribosyltransferase-isomerase QueA: protein MGKTSIERYNFNLDESLIAQFPADKRGESRLLVVNRASATFNDMKFKDIVSLIDSDSFLVVNNTKVLKARLFGKKKSGGRIEVLLLEQLDNKKFRAMIGGKWKREDEIYIDEFKIAATGRDAEGLVIVDFLENDPFMVMEQKGHIPLPPYIKRSDTEIDQERYNTVYSKNYGSVAAPTAGLHFTNEILKALKEKGVEILEITLNVGLGTFRPIKTEFIEDHQMHSENFTIDSDVATRINKLKNEGKKLIAVGTTVVRALESAASDDGVVREAKNQSTNLFIKEGYRFKIVDKLITNFHLPKSTLFILVTAFGGYDLIMNAYKHAMKNRYRFFSYGDAMFVE, encoded by the coding sequence ATGGGAAAGACAAGTATAGAAAGGTATAATTTTAATCTTGATGAATCGTTAATAGCTCAATTCCCTGCTGATAAAAGGGGGGAATCAAGACTATTAGTTGTTAATAGAGCTTCTGCTACATTTAATGATATGAAATTTAAAGATATTGTATCATTGATTGATTCGGATTCATTTTTAGTGGTTAACAATACAAAGGTTTTAAAAGCAAGGCTTTTTGGAAAGAAAAAGTCTGGTGGAAGGATTGAAGTTTTACTCCTGGAGCAATTAGATAACAAGAAGTTTAGAGCTATGATTGGGGGGAAATGGAAAAGAGAAGATGAAATTTATATAGATGAATTTAAAATTGCTGCAACGGGTAGAGATGCTGAAGGTCTTGTTATTGTAGATTTTTTAGAAAACGATCCTTTTATGGTAATGGAGCAAAAAGGTCATATTCCTTTGCCCCCTTATATAAAAAGGAGTGATACGGAAATAGATCAAGAAAGGTATAATACAGTTTATTCAAAGAACTACGGTTCAGTAGCTGCTCCAACTGCTGGTTTGCATTTCACAAATGAAATTTTAAAGGCATTAAAAGAGAAGGGGGTAGAAATCCTCGAGATAACCTTGAATGTGGGGCTTGGCACCTTTAGGCCTATAAAAACTGAATTTATAGAAGATCATCAAATGCATAGTGAAAATTTTACTATTGATAGTGATGTGGCTACACGTATCAATAAGCTTAAAAATGAAGGGAAAAAATTGATTGCTGTGGGAACTACTGTAGTGAGGGCACTGGAATCAGCAGCGTCTGATGATGGAGTAGTGCGAGAAGCTAAAAATCAGTCAACGAACCTTTTTATTAAGGAAGGGTATAGATTTAAAATTGTTGATAAACTGATTACAAACTTTCATTTGCCAAAGTCAACTCTTTTTATACTTGTAACAGCATTTGGTGGCTATGATCTTATAATGAATGCTTATAAACATGCCATGAAAAATAGATATAGATTTTTCAGTTATGGCGATGCAATGTTTGTGGAGTAG
- the ndk gene encoding nucleoside-diphosphate kinase yields MAVERTLAIIKPDAVKMGVSGKIIQRIEDEGFKIVGMKKIWMSKEVAKGFYYVHKEKPFFEALTDFMSSGPAIVMVLEKENAIKDWRKLMGATNPADAEEGTLRKEFGRNIDNNAVHGSDAPETAAFEIGYFFSQIELV; encoded by the coding sequence ATGGCAGTTGAAAGAACTCTTGCAATAATTAAACCTGATGCAGTGAAGATGGGTGTGAGTGGAAAGATTATTCAAAGAATTGAGGATGAAGGTTTTAAGATTGTTGGTATGAAAAAAATTTGGATGAGTAAAGAGGTGGCAAAGGGTTTTTATTACGTTCATAAAGAAAAACCATTTTTTGAAGCTTTGACAGATTTTATGAGCTCTGGACCTGCTATTGTTATGGTATTAGAAAAAGAGAATGCTATCAAAGATTGGAGAAAGTTGATGGGTGCTACAAACCCTGCTGATGCAGAGGAAGGGACTCTTAGAAAAGAGTTTGGTAGAAATATTGATAACAATGCTGTTCATGGATCTGATGCTCCTGAAACTGCTGCATTTGAAATAGGTTATTTCTTTTCACAAATTGAACTTGTGTAA
- a CDS encoding response regulator: MAKNILIIDDDPSIRSFYKEFLEEEGFKVYEAENAITGLKLYKELQPDIILLDINMPDKSGLDILKEIKKKDESTPIFLLTAHEDYKRNFSSLYADEYFVKGKNPEIILNRIKKYANKRIK; the protein is encoded by the coding sequence ATGGCTAAAAATATTTTAATAATTGATGATGACCCTTCTATCAGATCCTTTTATAAGGAGTTTCTTGAAGAAGAAGGATTTAAAGTTTATGAAGCTGAGAATGCAATCACCGGATTAAAACTGTACAAAGAACTTCAACCTGATATAATCTTATTAGACATTAACATGCCAGATAAAAGTGGACTGGATATTTTAAAAGAAATCAAAAAGAAAGATGAAAGCACTCCTATATTTCTTCTTACCGCCCATGAAGATTACAAAAGAAATTTTTCATCCCTTTATGCTGATGAATATTTTGTGAAGGGAAAAAATCCTGAGATTATACTAAATAGAATTAAAAAATATGCAAATAAACGTATTAAATAA
- the thrC gene encoding threonine synthase encodes MKYMSTRGKVKGINFQDAVLMGLADDGGLLIPEEIPFMSINEIEALKDKSYQELALAIMKKYISDIGETTLEKIVFKSYEAFDDERVVPVIKLGDFYLSELFHGPTYAFKDVALQFLGNLFEYILDQRNDYLNIIGATSGDTGSAAIYGVRGKKGIKIFILHPKGRVSRMQELQMTTVLDDNVFNIAVEGTFDDCQYIVKEIFSDVEFKREHHLGSINSINWARVLAQIVYYFYSYFQTDAADSMSKVNIVVPTGNFGNILAGFYAKRMGLPINKLVIATNENNILYRFVKEGDYSIKNVVQTYSPSMDIQIASNFERFLFYLFEEDADKVRKSMEQLKVEKKIFFNDELMEKVREVFDATSTSNERNLEVIKEIYEKYKYIVDPHTACGIDAVLKLKNIYDEPFIAMSTAHPAKFIDSVVKAIGVKPEIPRGLRELEDKEKRVYELDANVNLVKKFIEKNL; translated from the coding sequence ATGAAGTATATGAGTACAAGAGGAAAAGTAAAAGGGATAAATTTTCAAGATGCTGTATTGATGGGGCTTGCGGATGACGGCGGCCTTTTAATTCCAGAAGAAATACCTTTTATGAGTATAAATGAAATAGAAGCTTTGAAGGATAAAAGTTATCAAGAATTGGCTTTAGCCATTATGAAAAAATATATTTCCGATATAGGCGAAACTACTCTTGAGAAGATAGTTTTTAAAAGTTATGAGGCGTTTGATGATGAGAGGGTTGTGCCTGTTATAAAACTTGGTGACTTTTATCTTTCAGAGCTATTCCATGGTCCTACTTATGCATTTAAAGATGTGGCTTTACAATTTTTGGGTAATCTCTTTGAGTACATACTTGATCAAAGAAATGATTACCTCAATATAATTGGTGCGACAAGCGGTGATACAGGCAGTGCTGCTATTTATGGCGTAAGAGGTAAAAAAGGTATAAAGATTTTTATTTTGCATCCAAAAGGTAGAGTTAGTAGGATGCAAGAATTACAGATGACGACTGTTTTAGATGATAATGTGTTTAATATTGCTGTGGAAGGGACCTTTGATGATTGTCAATATATTGTGAAAGAGATCTTTTCTGATGTAGAATTTAAGAGAGAACATCATTTAGGTTCAATTAATTCAATAAATTGGGCTAGAGTATTGGCTCAAATAGTTTATTATTTCTATTCTTATTTTCAGACTGATGCAGCTGATTCAATGTCTAAAGTTAACATTGTTGTTCCAACAGGAAATTTTGGAAATATCCTTGCAGGCTTTTATGCTAAAAGAATGGGACTGCCTATAAATAAACTTGTTATTGCCACAAACGAAAATAATATCTTGTATCGTTTTGTTAAAGAAGGTGATTACAGCATTAAGAATGTAGTTCAGACATATTCTCCTTCCATGGATATTCAGATTGCCAGCAATTTTGAAAGGTTTTTATTTTATCTTTTTGAAGAGGATGCAGATAAAGTTAGAAAAAGCATGGAACAGCTTAAAGTAGAGAAAAAAATCTTTTTCAATGATGAGTTAATGGAAAAAGTTCGAGAAGTTTTTGATGCTACTTCGACTTCTAATGAAAGAAATCTGGAAGTTATCAAAGAGATTTATGAAAAATATAAATACATTGTGGATCCCCATACTGCCTGTGGTATAGATGCGGTATTGAAGTTGAAAAACATTTACGATGAACCTTTCATTGCAATGTCTACAGCGCATCCTGCTAAATTTATTGATTCTGTTGTTAAAGCGATAGGCGTTAAGCCTGAAATACCAAGGGGGCTCAGGGAATTAGAAGATAAAGAAAAAAGAGTATATGAGCTTGATGCTAATGTGAATCTTGTAAAAAAATTTATTGAAAAGAATCTGTAA